The stretch of DNA TTCCGGGAATCTCTTTGCATTTCTGTACAAGCCTTGCCAACTTTTTGCTTTTAAGATCTACGTTGTGCATGATGCCCTTTTTTCCTTTAAATGAGAATGTCATTTTCTGACCGTTGATTTTGACATGTTTATCTTTTAAAGTAGTCAGTCCAAAAGAACCGTACAGCTTTTCGTATGCATTATTGCCGATACGAATATTGGTTCGTTGCATTAAGCTGACGATTAAGGCAAGGATTTTTCGTTTTTCAAAATTCCTTAAGGCCAGGTCTTTTTCTACATGCAGGCGTATCTCAGGTAAAGCGTAGCCGAACTGAAGCATACGGTAAAATTTTGTATGATTTCTTAAAGCACTCCAGAGTGTATGGTATTTATACTGTTTTCTTTTCTTGACATCAAATCCGGTGGCCTGGAGATGGCCATTGTCTAGTGCACAAATCCATACATTTTCCCATGCCGGAGGAATAACCAGCTTATTGATTCTGGTAATCTCATTTTTGTCTTTGATTTTTTCTCCGTCTTTAAAGTAAGCGTACTTTTTTCCCTTTCTTTTCCGAATAATTCCGGCGGTTTCCGCGTCAGAAGTGTAAATAAGATTTACAGCCTTTGCGGAAGCCACCGGATCTTTCATGATCTTGACAATCTTAGATGGTTTAAGGTGGGAGATCAGTTCCAAATTGTCATTATCCATGGCATAAAATGGTTACGAGTTTTTACCCTTCGAAAAAATTAATAATAGGATAACGACAATGGCTACTACTACAAGGATTCCCCACCACATTCCAGCTTTGAAGATGGTCTCTACTGCTTCACAACTTGTTAATGATAATAAACTAAATATAGCAATACTGTATAAGGGTAATTTTTTCATATGATTTTATTTTTCGGTGTTTAGTTTAAATTCTGTGGTGATCCGGATTCCAGTTTTTAATGGATCTTTTGATCTGATCCCCGGAAATATTTTCATTTAATGCTTGATACAAAAGTTCTTTAAACTCATCATCATAAGCAAACCTTAGTGCTGCCATCTGATCAAAGCTCAGCTTTTCACAAACTTCATCAGACCGTTTATTGAATATCTCAAAATACCGTTGCCTGAATTCCAGTCTGACGATACGGTTCTGATTTCCCAATGCATAATGCTGCCTTACCATAATGGCTAAATACAAGATTAGAAAAATAACAATTGAAAATAATATCCAAGTTAATTGGTTGGCAGGATCACTCCAGATTTTATAAATCCCCATGATCTCTAATATGAGTAACAAAGGAAGAAAAATGAAATGATGCGGCGGATAAAACTTCCGGTGATTTTTATAATTCTGTATTCCCATGGAATATAGCATAGCAATAATCTTTCCAAAACTGAATATTTTTAATAATAATTTACTTTTTAATGTTTAAAAAGTATTTGTTTTGTGATAATTGATGTATTTTTTATTTTATTGATAAATGTTCGATGTTCTTGATTTTGAATCTTATATAATGAATCCTAAAGCCAGGAAATGGAAAAAAATTCAAAAGACTTTGAAAAGACGTTTTCCTTTCCAAGGGCCTATGATATGAGAATAAAAATCATCCTGTTTTTGCTATGGATTTAAAAAGAAAAAAATACTATAAATTCTGGAAAAATCAGTGGATAATTTGAATTCTAAACCTCAATTTTTTTGTAACTTCGGGTTTTAAAAATTGAAAAATGACTTCAAAGGAAAAAGTAGCTGCGCTTCGTGAAGAAATGCAGAAAAATAATGTTGATGCATTTATAGTATATTCTGCAGATCCGCATATGAGTGAATATTTACCTGAAGAATGGCAGGAGAGAGCCTGGCTTTCAGGTTTTTTAGGCTCGGCTGGTTTTGTGGTCATCACTAAGGATAAAGCCGGACTTTGGACCGACGGACGATACTTTACACAGGCAGCACTTGAACTGGAAGGTTCGGGAATCGATCTTTTTAAAGATGGAATGGAGGGAACTCCTCATTATATCGACTGGATCATTTCAGAAATTCCTTCTAATGGAAAAGTGGCGGTTAATGCTTTGGCCACATCCCATACCAACTGGGAGCTGCTTTCTCAAAAATTAGATCATAAAAATATCACATTGGCGGATGCTCCTTTACTGAAAGAAGTTTGGAAGGATAGAGGAACCCCATCAAAAAATCCGATATATATTCAGCCTGTAGAAAGAGCAGGGAAATCTGTAACCGATAAGCTGTCTGCAATCCGCCAGAAAATGGAGGGACAGGAAGTAACGGTTCATATCATCTCAAGTCTTGATGATGTAGCATGGACGCTTAACCTTAGGGGAAGTGATGTGCAAAGTAATCCTGTATTTTTAGGATACATCATCATCACTAAAAATGACGCGATTTTGTTTACCGATCTTGAAAAATTAGAAGTTGAAGCAAGAAAACAGCTGGATGATTCTTTTGTAAAAATGATGCCTTATGAAGAGTTTTATAATCATTTAAAAACGATCAAAAATGAAAGCGTTTTAATCTCTTCAAACAGTAACCAGTCTATTTTTGAAACACTGAAGACGGATAACCAGTTTGTAAAAGCTCCGGTTCCGGGAAACCTTATGAAAGCTCAGAAAAATGAAACTGAACTGGAAGGCTTCAGAAAAGTAATGGTAAGAGATGGAGTGGCTATGGTGAAATTCCTGTATTGGCTTACTCATAATGCCGGAAAAGAAGCCATGACAGAATATTCTATTGGTGAAAAACTATTAGGATTCCGTAAAGAAGGAGAAAACTTTGTAGGAGAAAGCTTTGGAAGCATTGTTGGTTACAAAGATAATGGTGCGATTATGCATTACTCGGCTAAAAGCGAAGGAAGTAAAGAAGTGACGAATGATGCGAGCATCCTTGTCGATTCAGGAGGTCAGTATCTGGAAGGAACTACCGATATCACCAGAACATTTGCTTTAGGAAATGTTTCTGAAGACTTTAAACGAAACTCTACATTGGTATTACAGGGATTGATCCGCTTATCTATGGTGAAGTTTCCGAAAGGGACAAAAGGAACCCATTTAGATGCTATTGCAAGGCTTCCTTTATGGATGGAAGGTAAAGATTTCAATCACGGTACAGGACATGGAGTAGGGAGCTTTATGAACGTACATGAGGGTCCTCAGAATATCAGGAAAGATTTGAACCCACAAGACCTTCTTCCTGGAATGGTTTGTTCAAACGAACCCGGATATTACCTGGAGGGAGAATATGGCATCCGTCATGAAAACTTAATTGCAGTAAAAGAAGCAGAAAAAACAGGATCAGGAGTATTTTACGACTTTGAAACGTTAACGTTCTGTCCGTTCTTTAAAGATACTATCGTAAAAGAAATCCTTTCTGAAAAAGAAATAGCCTGGCTAAACCAGTATCACAAAACTTGTGAGGAAAAACTTTCACCTTATCTTGAAGGTGATGTTAAAGAATGGTTCTTACAACTGGTAAGTCCACTTTAAGAATTGTTAGATCAATTTAAAAGCTCTGTAGATATTTCTTACAGGGCTTTTTATTTTGTTAATGTAACAATGTATTTTGGTAAGGTACTTTTAAATTGGGCAACCGTGTTTTTACGGATATATTTCTAGGGATTTCCCTGAAGGTTGTGTCTATACGGTAGACTACATTTGTATCAATACAAACAAGCACCTTTTCATATCTTACATATATATTTTTTAAAGCAAGAACAGTTAGAATCATCTCAGGAATGGGATGATTTTGTTTTTTTTTTTGAATAAATACTTTGTTAATCTCAAAGACGGACTTTTGAAGTTCTCACAGATTTCGCAGATAACAAGAAAACGTTAGTTTAATAAGCGAAGCAACTCTTTGTTTGCTCTCAGTATGCAACATTCTTATTCCTCTTTGCGTTAAAAAACTTGAATATGGTTAATCGCAAAGACGCAAAGGGTTCTGAAAATACTACGTTTTTAAGGCGCAAGGGCGTTTCACTCAGCAAAGAAAAACAAAAACTATTAACATTATCCTTTGTCATTGACTTCGTCTAATCTTCGATTTCAGAATGAAGCGTAGCGGAATGAAGAATCTCAACTTGCATTAAAATAAAAAAATAGAAATCAGCTTGATCAGCATAATCTGAGAGCATCAAAAGCCATAAACATCTGTGTTAATCTGTGAAATCTGTGGCGAAGAAAATAAAATCACAAAAGTTTTAAACACTTCAGTTACTTAAGCTTTATACCTGATGTATAAGAAGTGCACATAAGTTCTATAAAAATCAAAGTTTTTTATAGAATCTGCTAAAGCAAAGCAGTATAATCTGTAGAATGTTAGAAATTCCCACGGATCTCACAGATTACACAGATCTTTTTAGTCATTGACTTGGTGTAGTCTTTGATTTCAGTGCGAAGAAATCTAAACTCAGAAAGAATGGTGAAGTTTTCAGAAATCAGCCTAATCATGTACAGAGGGTAAAAAGAGAAAGATCCCTTGCATCTTTGTTTAATTCAAATAAAAAGAATAGACAATCTATATGATTACTCCCTTTAAAAATTACCATTAAAAAGCGTAAATTTGCAGTATGAATAACGATACCATTTGTGCACTGGCTACGGCCAATGGAGTAGGAGCATTAGGCATTATCAGAGTTTCGGGAAACGAATCTTTAGCAGTCGTTCAGAAATCTTTTCCGGGAAAAAACCTGGAGAAACAGAAATCCCATACCATTCATTATGGGTATTTCATGGATGGTGATGAAGCGATTGATGAGGTAATGCTGTCCATTTTTTTGGCTCCAAAAAGTTTTACGACTGAAAACTCTGTGGAAATAGCTTTCCATGGATCTCCGCACATTGGAAAAAGA from Chryseobacterium piperi encodes:
- a CDS encoding phosphatidate cytidylyltransferase; protein product: MKKLPLYSIAIFSLLSLTSCEAVETIFKAGMWWGILVVVAIVVILLLIFSKGKNS
- a CDS encoding DUF6526 family protein, which codes for MLYSMGIQNYKNHRKFYPPHHFIFLPLLLILEIMGIYKIWSDPANQLTWILFSIVIFLILYLAIMVRQHYALGNQNRIVRLEFRQRYFEIFNKRSDEVCEKLSFDQMAALRFAYDDEFKELLYQALNENISGDQIKRSIKNWNPDHHRI
- a CDS encoding aminopeptidase P family protein — encoded protein: MTSKEKVAALREEMQKNNVDAFIVYSADPHMSEYLPEEWQERAWLSGFLGSAGFVVITKDKAGLWTDGRYFTQAALELEGSGIDLFKDGMEGTPHYIDWIISEIPSNGKVAVNALATSHTNWELLSQKLDHKNITLADAPLLKEVWKDRGTPSKNPIYIQPVERAGKSVTDKLSAIRQKMEGQEVTVHIISSLDDVAWTLNLRGSDVQSNPVFLGYIIITKNDAILFTDLEKLEVEARKQLDDSFVKMMPYEEFYNHLKTIKNESVLISSNSNQSIFETLKTDNQFVKAPVPGNLMKAQKNETELEGFRKVMVRDGVAMVKFLYWLTHNAGKEAMTEYSIGEKLLGFRKEGENFVGESFGSIVGYKDNGAIMHYSAKSEGSKEVTNDASILVDSGGQYLEGTTDITRTFALGNVSEDFKRNSTLVLQGLIRLSMVKFPKGTKGTHLDAIARLPLWMEGKDFNHGTGHGVGSFMNVHEGPQNIRKDLNPQDLLPGMVCSNEPGYYLEGEYGIRHENLIAVKEAEKTGSGVFYDFETLTFCPFFKDTIVKEILSEKEIAWLNQYHKTCEEKLSPYLEGDVKEWFLQLVSPL
- a CDS encoding DNA topoisomerase IB — encoded protein: MDNDNLELISHLKPSKIVKIMKDPVASAKAVNLIYTSDAETAGIIRKRKGKKYAYFKDGEKIKDKNEITRINKLVIPPAWENVWICALDNGHLQATGFDVKKRKQYKYHTLWSALRNHTKFYRMLQFGYALPEIRLHVEKDLALRNFEKRKILALIVSLMQRTNIRIGNNAYEKLYGSFGLTTLKDKHVKINGQKMTFSFKGKKGIMHNVDLKSKKLARLVQKCKEIPGKELFQYYDDEGNRHSIDSGMVNDYIKEISGEDFSAKDFRTWSGTVSALIAFKEIGYAESNTEYKKKVKEALEIVASHLGNTSTVCKKYYVHPLVINLYENNTIKKYLDELDDIEVNDGTADLTHEEKLVLKILENEKM